One Thalassospira marina DNA window includes the following coding sequences:
- a CDS encoding thioesterase family protein: MNLIFRLIRILVLGWLRPSMHPMDPSVVAFRAWPTDLDINMHMTNSRYYALMDLGRTELILRTGIIGLVMKHKWKPVVSVSTMRFKRAIKPFQRFHLETQALYWDEQGFYLEQRFVADGKTLALAVVKAVFVGRGGVIRPGHICDELGLNDPSPDVPAWLSGWPDIESAIEQRLGAI, translated from the coding sequence ATGAATTTGATCTTTCGCTTGATCCGGATTTTGGTTCTGGGATGGTTGCGGCCTTCGATGCATCCAATGGACCCGTCGGTTGTGGCGTTTCGCGCCTGGCCGACGGACCTGGATATCAATATGCATATGACCAATTCACGCTATTACGCGCTGATGGATCTGGGCCGTACCGAGCTGATCCTGCGGACTGGCATTATCGGGCTGGTCATGAAACATAAATGGAAGCCGGTGGTTTCGGTTTCGACGATGCGTTTTAAACGCGCCATCAAACCGTTTCAGCGGTTCCACCTCGAAACCCAGGCGCTTTATTGGGACGAACAGGGTTTTTACCTTGAACAACGCTTTGTCGCCGATGGCAAAACACTGGCCCTGGCCGTGGTGAAGGCGGTTTTTGTTGGCCGTGGCGGCGTTATTCGCCCCGGCCATATTTGCGATGAACTGGGGTTAAATGACCCATCCCCCGATGTCCCGGCATGGCTTAGCGGCTGGCCCGATATCGAAAGTGCCATTGAACAGCGGCTGGGCGCCATTTAG
- a CDS encoding enoyl-CoA hydratase/isomerase family protein has product MSSQDAVILKIENDIATITLNRPDRMNALDGAMITGLLHALDQIETEIKNIGAVIVTGSGGTFMAGGDVKFFHQLSDIPAEEAHPQISAMIDKVHHIVTRLVNLPCPVIASACGAVAGFGVSLLNACDMAIAASETVFTLAYCHIGTSPDGGSTHSLVRLVGMKKAKEIALLGDRFDAAEALRLGLVNQVVDAGDLEKATAKLAARLAAGPRGALARTKALLNNSPEMDLQSQLAAEAKAFAECAISADFREGVAAFVEKRKPVFNGK; this is encoded by the coding sequence ATGTCATCACAAGATGCCGTTATCCTGAAAATCGAAAACGACATTGCCACCATCACCCTGAACCGTCCTGACCGGATGAACGCGCTTGACGGTGCGATGATTACCGGTTTGTTGCATGCCCTGGACCAGATCGAAACCGAAATAAAAAATATCGGGGCTGTCATCGTCACGGGCAGTGGGGGCACCTTTATGGCGGGCGGTGATGTTAAATTCTTCCATCAGCTAAGCGATATTCCGGCAGAGGAAGCCCACCCGCAAATCAGCGCCATGATCGACAAGGTGCACCATATTGTCACACGGCTGGTTAATTTGCCCTGCCCTGTTATTGCCAGTGCGTGCGGGGCCGTAGCCGGTTTTGGGGTCAGCCTTTTAAATGCGTGCGACATGGCAATTGCGGCAAGTGAAACCGTTTTCACTTTGGCCTATTGCCATATTGGCACCTCGCCCGATGGGGGTTCCACCCATTCGCTGGTACGGCTGGTCGGCATGAAAAAGGCCAAGGAAATTGCCCTGCTGGGGGATCGTTTTGATGCGGCCGAGGCCCTGCGCTTAGGGCTTGTCAACCAGGTGGTTGATGCTGGCGACCTTGAAAAAGCAACCGCCAAACTGGCCGCCCGGCTGGCAGCAGGCCCGCGTGGTGCCTTGGCGCGTACCAAGGCCCTTTTGAACAATTCACCGGAAATGGACCTGCAAAGCCAGCTTGCCGCCGAGGCCAAAGCCTTTGCCGAATGCGCGATCAGCGCAGATTTCCGCGAAGGCGTTGCTGCCTTTGTCGAAAAGCGCAAACCGGTTTTTAACGGCAAATAA
- a CDS encoding SDR family oxidoreductase, with protein sequence MANLNGKTLFITGASRGIGKEIALRAARDGANVAIIAKTDTPHPKLPGTIYTAAEEIEQAGGKALALKTDIRDEDQIADAVAKTVEAFGGIDILINNASAINLTPTLHTPMKRYDLMSQVNTRATFACAQACLPHLLKSDNPHILTMSPPPNMSPQWFTNHPAYTMSKYGMSLATFGLAAEFADEGVAVNSLWPVTVIETAALNVIPGLEAGRARKPEILADAAHAILTSPAKQVTGGFFTDECILAAIGITDFEPYNLTPGKDPYPDFFYEPDKNGANDPHVASLLKIIASQHAG encoded by the coding sequence ATGGCAAACCTTAACGGCAAAACCCTTTTCATCACCGGGGCATCGCGCGGCATTGGCAAGGAAATTGCCCTGCGCGCGGCACGGGATGGGGCCAATGTGGCGATCATCGCCAAAACCGACACCCCACACCCGAAACTGCCCGGCACCATTTACACCGCTGCCGAAGAAATCGAACAGGCGGGCGGCAAGGCCCTTGCCCTGAAAACCGACATTCGCGATGAAGACCAGATCGCCGATGCCGTTGCCAAAACCGTCGAGGCATTTGGGGGTATTGATATTCTTATCAATAATGCCAGCGCCATTAACCTGACGCCGACCCTGCATACCCCCATGAAGCGTTATGATTTGATGTCGCAGGTCAATACCCGGGCGACATTTGCCTGTGCGCAGGCCTGCCTGCCGCATCTGTTGAAATCGGATAACCCGCATATTCTGACCATGTCACCGCCCCCCAATATGAGCCCGCAATGGTTTACCAACCATCCGGCCTATACCATGTCCAAATACGGCATGAGCCTGGCGACCTTTGGCCTGGCCGCAGAATTTGCCGATGAAGGTGTGGCCGTTAATTCACTATGGCCTGTCACGGTGATTGAAACCGCCGCCCTTAACGTGATCCCCGGTCTTGAAGCCGGGCGCGCACGCAAACCGGAAATCCTGGCCGATGCCGCCCATGCCATTTTAACCAGCCCGGCAAAGCAGGTAACAGGCGGGTTCTTTACCGATGAATGTATCCTTGCAGCCATCGGCATCACCGATTTTGAACCCTATAACCTGACACCGGGCAAAGACCCCTATCCGGATTTCTTTTATGAACCCGATAAAAACGGCGCCAATGACCCGCATGTCGCATCTTTGTTGAAAATTATCGCAAGCCAGCATGCAGGCTAG
- the mdoH gene encoding glucans biosynthesis glucosyltransferase MdoH, giving the protein MTDSPAMPRTPEELDPAVKLAGPSSSVRRLFLFGASLVTTFYAAWLMSDVLGADQLTGMEMVVITFFTINFAWIALSFYTGVVGIFLRAFSIDAITLRRMKPIERKGKLKSKNVIVIPVYNENPDRVFAGLRASYESLAATGEIDAFDFFVLSDTRDPDIWIAEEMAWARTCSELNARGKIFFRRRPENTERKSGNLKEFCETYASNYDHMIVFDADSVMSGEAMVNMAYLMENNPDSGIIQSPPQPTGRSTLFARILQFISRVHGPTMSAGLAFWCMGSSNYWGHNAIIRVQAFIDCCGLPVLSGKPPMGGHILSHDFVEAAFMRKAGWRVWLIPQLEGSWEELPPNLIDFAVRDRRWCQGNMQHARLIFAPGFLPLSRLHFFMGVMSFLSSPLWFLLLLSSTIATLQNSRLTYSFFPGQFTMFPQWPVDRSMEMVVLLVFTIGMLVLPKVISVFMVFLGRDRRKYGGVAVLLSGLLEMIYSALQAPIMMTLHSRFVFSVLTGNQVGWDAQERDDTGVPFMAAVKTHIGIILAGLAWGGIALYVDQAFFWWLTPILAGLVLSPWLTHWSSLLWLGQKARKMKLFLTPEETATPEELASLYRITAQHTDEDVRDGLLQLIEDPYANALHSALLPARKPDRRTQIEVGIIYEKLARLGVEALTKEEKLKILSWPVKPLDQIMAGQHLIGVESPEKTSA; this is encoded by the coding sequence ATGACCGACAGCCCGGCTATGCCCCGCACCCCCGAAGAACTTGACCCGGCTGTAAAGCTGGCGGGGCCTTCATCGTCGGTGCGGCGCCTGTTTTTGTTTGGCGCGTCGCTGGTAACAACCTTTTATGCCGCCTGGCTGATGTCCGATGTTCTGGGCGCTGACCAACTGACCGGCATGGAAATGGTGGTGATTACCTTTTTCACCATCAATTTTGCCTGGATTGCCCTGTCATTTTATACCGGTGTTGTCGGCATTTTCCTGCGCGCCTTTAGCATTGATGCCATCACGCTGCGCCGGATGAAGCCGATTGAACGCAAAGGCAAACTGAAATCGAAAAACGTCATCGTGATCCCGGTTTACAACGAAAACCCCGATCGCGTTTTTGCCGGTTTGCGCGCGAGCTACGAAAGCCTTGCCGCCACGGGCGAAATCGATGCCTTTGATTTCTTCGTGCTGTCTGACACCCGCGATCCCGATATCTGGATTGCCGAGGAAATGGCCTGGGCACGCACCTGTTCGGAACTTAATGCGCGCGGTAAAATCTTTTTCCGTCGCCGGCCGGAAAACACCGAACGCAAATCGGGCAACCTGAAGGAATTCTGCGAAACCTATGCGTCGAACTATGATCATATGATCGTGTTTGACGCCGATAGTGTCATGTCGGGCGAGGCCATGGTGAATATGGCCTATCTGATGGAAAACAACCCGGATTCCGGGATTATCCAAAGCCCGCCGCAGCCAACCGGCCGTTCCACCCTGTTTGCCCGTATCCTGCAGTTCATTTCGCGCGTGCATGGCCCGACCATGTCGGCCGGTCTGGCATTCTGGTGCATGGGCAGTTCCAATTATTGGGGCCATAACGCGATTATCCGTGTGCAGGCCTTTATCGATTGCTGTGGTTTGCCGGTTCTGTCGGGTAAACCGCCAATGGGCGGGCATATCCTTAGCCACGATTTCGTCGAAGCCGCCTTCATGCGCAAGGCAGGCTGGCGGGTTTGGCTGATCCCGCAGCTTGAAGGCAGCTGGGAAGAATTGCCGCCCAACCTTATCGATTTTGCCGTGCGTGACCGCCGCTGGTGCCAGGGTAACATGCAGCATGCCCGCCTGATTTTTGCACCGGGCTTTTTGCCGCTGTCACGTCTGCACTTCTTTATGGGCGTAATGAGCTTCCTGTCATCGCCGCTGTGGTTTTTGCTGCTGTTAAGCTCGACCATTGCGACGCTGCAAAATTCGCGTCTGACCTACAGCTTCTTCCCCGGTCAGTTCACCATGTTCCCGCAATGGCCGGTGGACCGGTCGATGGAAATGGTGGTGTTGCTGGTTTTCACCATCGGCATGCTGGTTTTGCCCAAGGTGATTTCGGTCTTCATGGTGTTTCTGGGACGTGACCGGCGCAAATATGGCGGTGTCGCCGTATTGCTGAGCGGCCTTCTGGAAATGATCTATTCCGCCCTTCAGGCCCCGATCATGATGACCCTGCATTCGCGGTTCGTGTTTTCGGTCCTGACCGGGAATCAGGTGGGCTGGGATGCCCAGGAACGTGATGATACCGGCGTGCCTTTCATGGCGGCGGTCAAAACCCATATTGGAATTATCCTGGCCGGTCTGGCTTGGGGTGGCATTGCGCTTTATGTGGATCAGGCGTTTTTCTGGTGGCTGACGCCGATTCTGGCGGGTCTTGTGCTGTCACCCTGGTTAACGCACTGGTCGAGTCTTTTGTGGCTGGGGCAGAAAGCCCGCAAGATGAAGCTGTTTTTGACCCCGGAAGAAACGGCAACCCCCGAAGAACTGGCATCGCTTTATCGCATTACGGCCCAGCATACTGACGAAGACGTGCGTGATGGTTTGCTGCAACTGATCGAAGATCCTTATGCCAATGCGCTGCATAGTGCCTTGTTACCGGCCCGCAAACCGGACCGCCGTACCCAGATAGAAGTGGGCATCATTTACGAAAAACTGGCGCGTTTGGGTGTTGAAGCCTTAACGAAAGAAGAGAAGCTGAAAATCCTGTCATGGCCGGTCAAACCGCTGGACCAGATCATGGCGGGACAGCATCTGATCGGGGTGGAAAGCCCTGAAAAAACTTCTGCTTAG
- a CDS encoding glucan biosynthesis protein has protein sequence MQICQQVDSQCVPQKGFSLSRLGMVSACVLTTLCLAGQPALAAGTKAHAGGKQPAVTATAAETTANDAQGNADAPAASGNTTPENTAPANTAPDGQDAPVAEQAQSNNNDAAPASDGAAPAGDNAPAANAENAPANGETADNGAGNAAAGDAANGSDAAANGQAGDGAAPAQGEGDAQAQPAENAQAGDGANANAQAEQADQAPSFTPDIVINRARELAQKPFENPHRELPGALADLDAAQYAKIKFKSDQAFLKDGATGFSMELYHPGYMYDVPVGINIVRDGKIQPVPYSSSLFDFADTGLSDNNVGAQGYAGFRLKYPLDSVTSNEELVSFLGASYFRVMGRNQVRGQLARALAIDLAAPNGEEFPVFREFWVEQPTDPWGKVTVYALLDSARVTGAYQFDIFPGERTVSSIKANLFFRDQVQKLGIAPLSSMFLFGEQKRRHFDDYRNEVHNSDGLLIHNGQGEWLWRPLDNPKNLQISSFLDQNPRGFGLMQRDRDFDHYQDASAHFEKRPGYWITPKGDWGKGHVELVEIPSPDETNENIVAFWVPDNKPKAGDSMEISYDLTAMSDGRELHGMSRALDTRIAPVPGGDEDNGGIHRFMLNFRGGDLDYYLDDIANLQADVSASNANVSNVRVVQDEENGGVRVLFDLAGTGEAPTSNLRAFLHYKDRVISETWTMPWAF, from the coding sequence ATGCAAATTTGCCAGCAGGTTGACTCGCAATGTGTCCCGCAGAAAGGCTTTTCCCTGTCCCGGCTGGGGATGGTATCGGCATGTGTGCTGACCACCCTTTGCCTTGCAGGCCAGCCGGCACTGGCCGCTGGCACCAAAGCCCATGCAGGCGGCAAACAACCGGCAGTCACCGCAACAGCCGCTGAAACCACGGCCAATGATGCGCAGGGCAATGCAGACGCGCCTGCAGCATCGGGCAACACGACCCCGGAAAACACCGCACCGGCCAATACCGCACCCGATGGGCAGGATGCCCCGGTCGCCGAACAGGCGCAATCCAACAACAATGATGCCGCACCCGCCAGCGATGGTGCCGCCCCGGCAGGCGATAATGCCCCTGCGGCCAATGCTGAAAATGCACCGGCCAATGGCGAAACGGCGGACAATGGCGCGGGTAATGCGGCCGCTGGTGATGCCGCAAATGGCAGTGATGCCGCTGCCAACGGGCAGGCAGGCGATGGTGCCGCCCCGGCACAGGGCGAAGGCGATGCCCAGGCGCAGCCCGCAGAAAATGCACAGGCAGGCGACGGCGCAAATGCCAATGCGCAGGCAGAACAGGCCGATCAGGCCCCGTCATTTACCCCGGATATCGTGATTAACCGGGCGCGCGAACTGGCGCAAAAGCCGTTTGAAAACCCGCATCGCGAACTGCCCGGTGCGCTGGCCGATCTTGACGCTGCGCAATATGCCAAAATCAAATTCAAATCCGATCAGGCCTTTTTGAAAGATGGCGCGACCGGGTTCTCGATGGAGCTTTATCACCCCGGCTACATGTATGATGTGCCGGTGGGCATCAATATCGTGCGGGATGGTAAAATCCAGCCGGTGCCTTATTCGTCCAGCCTGTTTGATTTTGCCGATACCGGCCTTTCGGACAACAATGTTGGCGCGCAGGGCTATGCCGGTTTCCGTCTGAAATATCCGCTCGACTCGGTCACCAGCAATGAAGAACTGGTCTCCTTTCTGGGGGCCAGCTATTTCCGGGTGATGGGCCGCAACCAGGTGCGTGGGCAGCTTGCCCGTGCGCTGGCGATTGATCTGGCTGCACCGAATGGCGAGGAATTTCCGGTTTTCCGCGAATTCTGGGTCGAACAGCCGACCGATCCGTGGGGCAAGGTTACGGTTTATGCCCTGCTTGATAGTGCGCGCGTAACGGGTGCCTATCAGTTTGATATTTTCCCGGGTGAACGCACGGTATCCTCGATCAAGGCGAACCTGTTCTTCCGCGATCAGGTTCAGAAACTGGGTATCGCCCCGCTAAGCAGCATGTTCCTGTTTGGCGAACAGAAACGCCGCCATTTCGACGATTACCGCAACGAAGTGCATAACAGCGATGGCCTTCTGATCCATAATGGTCAGGGCGAATGGCTGTGGCGCCCGCTTGATAACCCGAAAAACCTGCAGATCAGCTCGTTCCTGGATCAGAACCCGCGTGGTTTTGGCCTGATGCAGCGGGATCGCGATTTTGACCATTATCAGGATGCCAGCGCGCATTTTGAAAAACGTCCGGGCTACTGGATCACGCCGAAGGGTGATTGGGGCAAGGGCCATGTCGAACTGGTCGAAATTCCCTCGCCTGATGAAACTAACGAAAACATTGTTGCCTTCTGGGTGCCCGATAACAAACCCAAGGCCGGTGATTCGATGGAAATTTCCTATGATCTGACCGCCATGAGCGACGGTCGCGAATTGCATGGCATGTCGCGCGCGCTTGATACCCGGATTGCACCGGTACCGGGCGGGGACGAGGATAATGGTGGTATTCACCGCTTCATGCTGAATTTCCGGGGCGGTGATCTGGATTATTATCTGGATGATATTGCCAATCTGCAGGCGGATGTCAGTGCATCGAATGCCAATGTCAGCAATGTGCGCGTTGTTCAGGACGAGGAAAATGGCGGCGTGCGCGTGCTGTTTGATCTGGCAGGCACGGGCGAAGCCCCGACCTCGAACCTGCGCGCCTTTTTGCATTATAAAGACCGCGTGATCAGCGAAACCTGGACCATGCCCTGGGCGTTCTGA